The following proteins are encoded in a genomic region of Brachionichthys hirsutus isolate HB-005 unplaced genomic scaffold, CSIRO-AGI_Bhir_v1 contig_1320, whole genome shotgun sequence:
- the LOC137916795 gene encoding voltage-dependent anion-selective channel protein 2-like, with the protein MSEITIEDQLAKGLKLGLGLSFAPHTGKTSAKLKTSYKRDFVNVGCDLDFDKAGPTIHGAAVLAYEGWLAGYQMAFNTAKSKMIQNNFALGFKNEDLKLLTSVNDGTEFSGSIYQTVNSNLEMAVQLAWTAGSNNTHFGIGAKYQMDKDASISAKVDNACLVGVGYTQTLRPGVKLTLSGLIDGKNMNAGGHKLGIGFELEA; encoded by the exons ATGTCAGAAATTACCATTGAGGACCAG CTGGCTAAAGGCCTGAAGCTCGGTCTGGGCCTGTCGTTTGCACCTCACACTGG CAAGACGAGTGCCAAACTGAAGACCAGCTACAAACGCGACTTTGTCAATGTGGGCTGCGACCTGGATTTCGACAAGGCCGGTCCCACGATTCATGGAGCTGCTGTGCTAGCCTATGaaggctggctggctggctacCAAATGGCATTTAACACTGCTAAATCTAAAATGATTCAGAACAACTTTGCCCTCGGATTCAAGAATGAAGACCTCAAACTTCTCACCAGTGT TAATGACGGCACAGAGTTCAGCGGCTCCATTTACCAAACGGTAAACAGCAACTTGGAGATGGCAGTCCAATTGGCCTGGACAGCTggcagcaacaacacacactttGGAATTGGTGCCAAATACCAGATGGATAAGGATGCCTCCATCTCT GCTAAAGTAGACAATGCTTGTCTCGTTGGAGTTGGATACACACAAACCCTGAGACCAG GAGTGAAGCTCACCCTCTCAGGTCTGATTGACGGGAAGAACATGAATGCCGGTGGACACAAACTTGGTATAGGTTTCGAGCTGGAAGCATAA